A window of the Streptomyces sp. Ag109_O5-10 genome harbors these coding sequences:
- a CDS encoding sugar phosphate isomerase/epimerase yields the protein MNQSQAQSREPARQPVTLFTGQWADLPFEEVARLASEWGYDGLEIAASGDHLDLARAEADPDYLPHRQAILERHGLKVWAISHHLGGQAVCDDPIDFRHQAILRPEIWGDGDPEGVRQRAAEDMKRAARVARRLGADTVVGFTGSKIWKYVAMFPPVSQAVIDEGYEDFARRWNPILDVFDAEGVRFAHEVHPSEIAYDYWTSERTLEAIGRRPAFGFNWDPSHMIWQGVDPVGFITDFADRIYHVDCKDTRLRPPSGRAGILGSHLPWGDPRRRWDFVSVGHGDMPWEDAFRALAAIGYEGPVSVEWEDAGMDRLHGAAEAVGRIRSALWPLPKASFDSAFSNQ from the coding sequence ATGAACCAGAGCCAGGCACAGAGCCGGGAACCGGCCCGGCAGCCGGTCACCCTCTTCACCGGTCAGTGGGCGGATCTGCCGTTCGAGGAGGTGGCGCGGCTGGCGAGCGAGTGGGGCTACGACGGACTGGAGATCGCGGCCTCCGGCGACCACCTGGACCTGGCCCGTGCCGAGGCCGATCCCGACTACCTGCCCCACCGGCAGGCGATCCTCGAGCGCCACGGGCTGAAGGTCTGGGCGATCTCCCACCACCTCGGCGGCCAGGCCGTCTGTGACGACCCGATCGACTTCCGCCACCAGGCCATCCTGCGCCCGGAGATCTGGGGCGACGGCGACCCGGAGGGCGTCCGGCAGCGCGCGGCCGAGGACATGAAGCGCGCCGCCCGCGTCGCCCGCAGGCTCGGCGCCGACACCGTCGTCGGGTTCACCGGATCGAAGATCTGGAAGTACGTCGCGATGTTCCCACCGGTCTCCCAGGCGGTGATCGACGAGGGGTACGAGGACTTCGCGCGCCGCTGGAACCCGATCCTCGACGTCTTCGACGCCGAGGGCGTGCGCTTCGCCCACGAGGTCCACCCGTCCGAGATCGCCTACGACTACTGGACCAGCGAGCGCACCCTCGAAGCGATCGGCCGCCGCCCCGCTTTCGGCTTCAACTGGGACCCCTCGCACATGATCTGGCAGGGGGTCGACCCCGTCGGCTTCATCACGGACTTCGCCGACCGCATCTACCACGTCGACTGCAAGGACACCCGCCTGCGGCCGCCGTCGGGACGTGCCGGGATCCTCGGCTCCCACCTGCCCTGGGGCGACCCGCGCCGGCGCTGGGACTTCGTCTCCGTCGGCCACGGGGACATGCCCTGGGAGGACGCCTTCCGTGCCCTGGCCGCCATCGGCTACGAGGGCCCCGTCTCGGTGGAGTGGGAGGACGCGGGCATGGACCGACTGCACGGCGCGGCCGAGGCCGTCGGCCGGATCCGCTCCGCCCTGTGGCCGCTGCCCAAGGCGTCCTTCGACTCGGCCTTCAGCAACCAGTGA